GCGCGCACGGAGGCGAACACGATCGTGAAGGCGGCGGCTGCCGCCAGGGGGCCGGTGACGCCGAGCTCGGCCGCCCGAGCGGAGCCGTAGACCTCCAGCACGAGGCGCACGATCGCGAAGGCACCGGCCTTGACGACCGCGACGGCGTGGAGCAGCGCGCTCACCGGCGCCGGCGCGACCATCGCCTGGGGCAGCCACCCGTGCAGCGGGAACACGGCGGCCTTCACCGCGAAGCCGGCCGCCAGGAGCGCGAAGATCGCTACCAGCGGGCCGCGCGCCCCCTCCACTCCCGCCAGAGAGCCGCCGGGCACGAACGGGACCGCACCGGCCACCGCGTAGAGCCACACGGTACCGGCGAGCAGGGCGCCGCCGGCCCCTATCGCGTAGCGCAGGTAGACCCTGCCGGCCCGCAACGCCTCCGGGGTCCCGGAGTGAGCGACGAGCGGCCAGGTCGCCAGCGTGAGCACCTCGTAGGCGATCAGGAGCGTGAGCAGGTTCGCCGCGAGCGCCACCCCGATCGCAGACGCGATGCACAGCGCGAAGAAGCCGAAGAACCGTCCCCGGTCGCGGCCGTGCTCCATGTACCCGATCGCGTACACCGTCGTCACGAGCCACAACCCTGACGCTACGGCGGCGAACGTCAGCCCCAGCGGGTCCGCGCGCAGCGCGAGCTCGAGGCCCGGTCCGAGCTGTGGGACCAGGGGCGCCGAGACGCGGGCGGCGTCGCCCGCCGCCGCGGCCGACAGCAGCGCCGCCACGGAGGCCGCCGTGAG
This is a stretch of genomic DNA from Coriobacteriia bacterium. It encodes these proteins:
- a CDS encoding monovalent cation/H+ antiporter subunit D family protein, whose translation is MTVAALIAAVALPAATAAGSMAAGEGRARLRDAANLLGATLTAASVAALLSAAAAGDAARVSAPLVPQLGPGLELALRADPLGLTFAAVASGLWLVTTVYAIGYMEHGRDRGRFFGFFALCIASAIGVALAANLLTLLIAYEVLTLATWPLVAHSGTPEALRAGRVYLRYAIGAGGALLAGTVWLYAVAGAVPFVPGGSLAGVEGARGPLVAIFALLAAGFAVKAAVFPLHGWLPQAMVAPAPVSALLHAVAVVKAGAFAIVRLVLEVYGSARAAELGVTGPLAAAAAFTIVFASVRAMAQDDLKRRLAFSTVGQLSYIVLGVALPGAAAATAAVAHLAHHALMKITLFFTAGSLAETLHVYKVSELGGVGRRMPVTMTAFTLASLGIMGIPPGAGFATKYVLSAGGASSGAAWVVVLLATSGLLSAVYLLPIVGAAFFRPPAEDLPRRRGLESDWRLLVPILLTAALALAAGILAGAPFSPLSWAREAVAPAFGALP